The following DNA comes from Kitasatospora sp. NBC_01287.
CCCGCGCACCCGGCTCTCGGCTCAGCCCTCGTGCTTGAACCGCGGGAAGGCGGCGCGGCCCGCGTACTCGGCGGCGTCGTCGAGGATCTCCTCGATGCGCAGCAGCTGGTTGTACTTGGCGACGCGCTCGGAGCGGGCCGGGGCACCGGTCTTGATCTGGCCGCAGTTGGTGGCGACGGCCAGGTCGGCGATGGTGACGTCCTCGGTCTCTCCGGAGCGGTGCGACATCATGCAGCGGTAGCCGTTGCGCTGGGCCAGCTCGACCGCGTCCAGCGTCTCGGTCAGCGAGCCGATCTGGTTCACCTTCACCAGCAGGGCGTTGGCGGTGCCGGTCTCGATGCCCCGGGCCAGGCGCGCCGGGTTGGTGACGAACAGGTCGTCACCGACCAGCTGCACCTTGCTGCCCAGCTCGTCGGTGAGGGCCTTCCAGCCGTCCCAGTCCGACTCGTCCAGCGGGTCCTCGATGGAGACCAGCGGGTAGTTGGCGACCAGGTCGGCGTAGTACGCGCTCAGCTCGGCGGCGGTCAGCGCCTTGCCCTCGAACTGGTAGGCGCCGTCCTTGTAGAACTCGGAGGAGGCGACGTCCAGCGCCAGCGCGACGTCCTTGCCGGGCACGTAGCCAGCCTTCTTGATCGCCTCGACGATCAGGTCCAGCGCCTCGCGGTTGGAGTCCAGGTTCGGCGCGAAGCCGCCCTCGTCGCCCAGGCCGGTGGAGAGGCCGCGCTCCTTGAGCACGCCCTTGAGGGTGTGGTAGACCTCCACGCCCCAGCGCACGGCCTCGGAGAACGACTCGGCGCCGATCGGCGCGATCATGAACTCCTGGATGTCGACGTTGGAGTCCGCGTGCGAACCGCCGTTGAGGATGTTCATCATCGGGACCGGCAGCACGTGCGCGTTGGGGCCGCCGAGGTAGCGGAACAGCGGCAGGTCGCTGGCCTCGGAGGCGGCGTGCGCGACGGCCAGCGAGACGCCGAGGATCGCGTTGGCGCCCAGCGAGGACTTGTCCGGGGTGGCGTCCAGGTCGAGCATCGCCTGGTCGATCAGCCGCTGCTCGGTGGCGTCGTAGCCCACCAGCTCCGGGCCGATCTGCTCGATCACGGCGAGGACGGCCTTCTCGACGCCCTTGCCGAAGTAGCGGTTCTTGTCACCGTCGCGCAGCTCCAGCGCCTCGAAGGCACCGGTGGAGGCACCGGACGGGACAGCGGCACGGCCGGTGCTGCCGTCGTCGAGGCCGACCTCGACCTCGACCGTGGGGTTGCCGCGCGAGTCGAGAATCTCACGGGCGACGACGACATCAATGGACGGCACGAGGCATCTCCTAGGCGGAAGCGGTCCTGCGGACGTGGATACGGAGTCGTTACGACCAGAGCCTAACCGCACCCGCAGCCGCGACCACCCGGACCTGGGTGCCGTCTCACGGTGTGGCTCGGCTACCCGCCGGTAGTTCACCTGAATGCGTGCCGGCTGTCGTCCGGCCCCGCCGCTCGCGCCCGGACGCCCGTGGCGACCGCGCGCGAGCGGACGGGCGGTCAGCCGAGGTTCAGCTGCTGGCCGGGCACGATCAGGTCCGGATTCGCGCCCACCGTCCGGTGGTTGGCCTGGTAGAGCCCCTGCCAGCCGTCGGCCAGGTGCTGGCTCTGGGCGATGGTGGAGAGGGTGTCGCCGGCCCGCACGGTGTAGTCGTGGCCCGAGCCCGCGACGGCGGGTGCGGCGGCCGGCACCTGCACCGGGGTCTGCATCGCGGCCGGGGCCTGCGCCGGGGCCGCGGCCCGCGCCTGGGCGGCGGCCTGGTCGTACACGCCCTGGTGGCTGGTCCAGTACCAGCCGCCGTCACTCTGGAACCAGTACACCTGGCTCGCCGCGTCCCAGCCGGCCTTGCCGGGGAAGGACGGGTCGGCGGACTGCGGGGCCTGCTGAGGATGCTGGGACTGCGGGGCCTGCTGGGCTTGCGTCTGCGGCTCGGCCTGCTGGGTCTGCTGGCTCTGCTGCGTCTGCTGGGTCTGGGCCGCCGGGGCAGCGGTGTCGACGGACGCCGCGGCGCCCCCCTTGCCCAGCCCCGCCTGCACCGAGCAGACCGGCCAGGCGCCCGGGCCCTGGTCCGCCAGCACCCGCTCGGCGACCGCGATCTGCTGCCCCTTGCTGGCCTGGTCGGCCTGGGCCGCGTACTGGGTGCCGCCGTACGCGGCCCAGGTGGACGAAGTGAACTGCAGGCCGCCGTAGAAGCCGTTGCCGGTGTTGATCGACCAGTTGTTGGTGCTCTCGCAGTTGGCGACCTTGTCCCAGACCGTGACGGGGGCCGCGTGCGCGGCGGTCGCGGTGAGCAGCGGCACCGCGACCGCCGCGCCGGCGACGCCGGCCACTGCGAGGGCCTTCTCGGCCTGGGTGCGACGACGATGACGGCCATTGCCGGTGAGCAGCATGAACTGTCCCTCTCCGCACGCCTGCGAGGTGAGCTGTCGGGTTCGGGCCCGTGAGGTTGGCCCGGCCGCGCGAGCGGCTTCACCCCTAGCCGTGGGAGACGGCAGAAATCCTGGGTCCCCCGCCCCTGCCCAAGGTGTAGGTCGGTGTCCCGGCCGCGCGGTGGGCAGGATTCGGCGTACCGCGCACGGGGTTCGCAGCTGCGAACTCCTGGGAGAGTAGGCAGATTGACCCACCAATCACAAGCTCATATCGCGTACATCACACGAGAATTACGGACGGTCGCCGATCGTCCACCAACTGATGGCGTTTGGTCAGGTTGATGCCCATTCAGATCGCCTCTGTCGGAGTAGTGCCGACACGCCGTCAGGACTTGTCGGACCTTCATCAAACTCCGCGTCAGCGCTCGACGGCGACACCGGACGGCCCCTCAGGCGTGAAGGCGACCGGCAGCGCGCGCAGTCCACGCATGATCAGGCCGCCGCGCCGGCGCAGCTCCTCGGGCGCGGCGGCGAGGTCGACATCGGGCGGCCTGGTCAGCAGGGTGGCCGGCGCCGCCCGCCCCTCCAACCCGGCCGGCGGGGCGCCGACGCAGTAGTGGATGCCGTGGCCGAAGCCGAGGTGCGGGCCGTCCGTGCGGGCCGGGTCCAGGGTGTCGGGCCCGCGGACCTGGTCGGGCCCGCGGGCCTGGTCGGGTCGAGACCGGCCGACGGCTCACACCGTGGCAGCAGGGGCGTCAGAGGTCGGACGGTCGCCGAACACCAGCAGCGGGATACCGTCGAGGCATGTCTGATCGGCCCGAACTCTTCACCTGGGGGTTCGCCTCCAACCCCTACCCGGCGTACGCCTGGCTGCGTGAGCACGCGCCCGTGTACAAGGCCCAGCTGCCGAGCGGCGTCGAAGCCTGGCTCGTGACCCGCTATGCCGACGCCCGCCAGGCGCTCGCGGACAGCCGTCTCAGCAAGAACCCGGCCCACCACGACGAGTCGGCACACGCGAAGGGGAAGACCGGGATCCCGGGAGAGCGCAGCGCCAACCTGATGACGCACCTGCTCAACATCGACCCGCCGGACCACACCCGCTTGCGCCGGCTGGTCTCCAAGGCGTTCACGCCGGGCCGAGTGGCGGAGTTCGAGCCCCAGGTGCAGGGCCTCGCGGATCGACTCCTCTCGGAATTCTCCGGCAGGGGCGAAGCGGACCTCATCCATGAGTTCGCCTTCCCGCTGCCGATCTACGCGATCTGCGACCTCCTCGGTGTTCCCAAGGAGGATCAGGAGGACTTCCGCGACTGGGCGGGCATGATGATCCGCCACGGCGGCGGTCCACGTGGAGGGGTGGGCCGAGCCGTCAAGCGCATCCGCGCGTACCTGGCAGACCTGATTCACCGCAAGCGGGCGGACCTCGGGGACGACCTGATCTCCGGTCTGATCCGGGCCGGCGACCACGGCGAGCACCTCACCGAGAACGAGGCCGTCGCGATGTGCTTCGTGCTGTTGTTCGCGGGGTTCGAGACGACCATCAATCTGATCGGCAACGGCGCGCTGGCGCTGTTTCAGAATCCGCCCCAGCGAGCGCTCCTTCAGGCTGCCGTCGCGGACGGGGATTCCCGATTGCTCGACACGGGGATCGAGGAACTGCTGCGCTACGACGGCCCGGTGGAGTTGGCCACCTGGCGCTACGCCACCCGACCACTCGAAATCGGCGGCCAGGCCGTGTCCACGGGTGACCCGGTCCTCGTCGTCCTCGCCGCCGCGGACCGTGATCCCGCCAGGTTCGGCCAACCGAACACCCTCGACCTGGCCCGCGCCGACAACCCGCACCTCGGTTTCGGCCACGGGATCCACTACTGCATCGGCGCCCCGCTGGCCCGCCTGGAGGGTCGGGTGGCGCTCTCCAGCCTGCTGACCCGGCTGCCCGACCTGCGGCTCGCCGTGGACCCGGCAGAACTGCGCTGGCGCGGCGGTCTGATCATGCGCGGGCTGCGGGAACTGCCGGTCGAATTCACTCCCGAATCGCCCCGCTGAACATCGACGGCGTCGGCGTAGCGGGTCACCAGCCAGGCGTCAACCCCGCTCGGCAGGGTGGTCCGGTGCACTGGGGCGTGCTCGCGCGGCCAGGCGTACGCCCGGGTGCGGATCGGCGGCGAACTCCCAGGTGAACAGGGGCGGCGGCGGGAAATCCGGCTGATCCGGCATGTCTTGACGTTATCCCGTCCCCAGGAGGAGTGAGCCTGGTCACCTGACGGGTAATCCCTGTTGCGGAGGGTCAGGAGAAGCCTACGATCCTCCGATACGTGGTTGGCGGGCGCTCCGGTGCGGCGGCGCCCCCAGGGAGGAGCAGGCCATGCGAGTAACCGGGGCAGTGGTGGTCATCGCGGTACTCAGCGGCGGCGACGGCGACGGGCCGGCCCATCGCTTCGCCGCCGCGGGAGCCGCCGGCCTGCTGATCGCCGACCCCCGGGCCGGTGTCGCCGAGGACCTGGCCACCGCCCTCGACCGGACGGGCTGCCCGGTGATCGGGGTCAGCTCCGACATCCACCAGCCCAGCGACATCGCGGCCCTGGTCGACACCGCCGAGAAGCACCTCGGCCCGATCGACCTGTTCTGCGTGGCCGGCCCCGACGGCGAGCGGATCGTCGCCATGGCCGAGCTGCCCGGCCAGCTGGACCGGCTCGCCGAGCTGCTCGACCCGCTGGGCGAGGCGATCGGCGAGGTCGTGCCGCGGCAGCGCCAGGCGCACCGCCCGCCACACGTCCAGCAGCACACCCAGCAGCACGTCCAGACGGCCTGACCCGGCCGGCACCAGGTGACGCACCGGCGGGCTCAGCTCGCCGGCAGCCCCTCGGCGGCCCGCACCGCGTCCCGGTAGTCGCGCGCGGCCGCCCGCAGCGCCGCGTCCGGATCCACCTTCGCGTCGTGGGCCCGCTGCACCACGGCCAGCAGCAGCGCGCCCGCCGTCCGCTCGGTCAGCTCCCCCGGCAGCGCGTACGGCGCGTCGGCCACCCCGGTGAAACCGGCCCGGCGCACCCGGGAGACCAGCTTCGCCGCGTAGGCCAGGGCCGGCAGCCCGGCCGGCACCCCGTCCAGCACCGACTCCCGGTCCTGCTTCTCGGCCGCCTTCAGCTGCTCCCAGTTGGCCTCGACCTGGTCGGTGGTGGCGGCGTCGGAGTCACCGAAGACGTGCGGGTGGCGGTACATCAGCTTCTCGACGATCGCCCCGGCCACGTCGTCCACGGAGAACGGGTCCTCGGGGTGCTCCTCGGCGATCCGGGCGTGGAAGAAGACCTGGAGCAGCACATCGCCCAGTTCCTCGCGCAGCGTCTCGCGGTCGCCCTCCTCGATCGCCTCGACCAGCTCGTAGGCCTCCTCCACCAGGTACTTCACCAGGCTCGCGTGGGTCTGCTCGGCGTCCCACGGGCAGCCGCCGGGCGAGCGCAGCCGGTCCATCACCGACACCAGGTCGAGCAGCCGCGCGCCGGGCAGGTCGTAGGAGCCGGGCAGCAGCTCGATCTCGGGCGCCCGGCCCGCCTCCTCGACCGCGATCCTGGCCAGCGCGTCGGTCAGCCCCGGGTCGCCGTCCGGGCTGCCGAGGAAGAGCACGGGGGCGCGTCCGGTCAGCGTGCGGGCCAGCGCCGGCGCGCTGCTCCGCTCCACCAGCTCGACCGCCACGCCCGCCTGGGCCAGCGCGGGCAGTTGGGGGTGCGCCGGGTCGGCGGCCAGCACCAGCGGCGCCGCGCGCAGCGCCTCCCAGGCGGGCCAGCTGAGCAGGCCCGGCGCCACCCGGTGGGTGG
Coding sequences within:
- the eno gene encoding phosphopyruvate hydratase yields the protein MPSIDVVVAREILDSRGNPTVEVEVGLDDGSTGRAAVPSGASTGAFEALELRDGDKNRYFGKGVEKAVLAVIEQIGPELVGYDATEQRLIDQAMLDLDATPDKSSLGANAILGVSLAVAHAASEASDLPLFRYLGGPNAHVLPVPMMNILNGGSHADSNVDIQEFMIAPIGAESFSEAVRWGVEVYHTLKGVLKERGLSTGLGDEGGFAPNLDSNREALDLIVEAIKKAGYVPGKDVALALDVASSEFYKDGAYQFEGKALTAAELSAYYADLVANYPLVSIEDPLDESDWDGWKALTDELGSKVQLVGDDLFVTNPARLARGIETGTANALLVKVNQIGSLTETLDAVELAQRNGYRCMMSHRSGETEDVTIADLAVATNCGQIKTGAPARSERVAKYNQLLRIEEILDDAAEYAGRAAFPRFKHEG
- a CDS encoding transglycosylase family protein — translated: MLLTGNGRHRRRTQAEKALAVAGVAGAAVAVPLLTATAAHAAPVTVWDKVANCESTNNWSINTGNGFYGGLQFTSSTWAAYGGTQYAAQADQASKGQQIAVAERVLADQGPGAWPVCSVQAGLGKGGAAASVDTAAPAAQTQQTQQSQQTQQAEPQTQAQQAPQSQHPQQAPQSADPSFPGKAGWDAASQVYWFQSDGGWYWTSHQGVYDQAAAQARAAAPAQAPAAMQTPVQVPAAAPAVAGSGHDYTVRAGDTLSTIAQSQHLADGWQGLYQANHRTVGANPDLIVPGQQLNLG
- a CDS encoding cytochrome P450, translated to MSDRPELFTWGFASNPYPAYAWLREHAPVYKAQLPSGVEAWLVTRYADARQALADSRLSKNPAHHDESAHAKGKTGIPGERSANLMTHLLNIDPPDHTRLRRLVSKAFTPGRVAEFEPQVQGLADRLLSEFSGRGEADLIHEFAFPLPIYAICDLLGVPKEDQEDFRDWAGMMIRHGGGPRGGVGRAVKRIRAYLADLIHRKRADLGDDLISGLIRAGDHGEHLTENEAVAMCFVLLFAGFETTINLIGNGALALFQNPPQRALLQAAVADGDSRLLDTGIEELLRYDGPVELATWRYATRPLEIGGQAVSTGDPVLVVLAAADRDPARFGQPNTLDLARADNPHLGFGHGIHYCIGAPLARLEGRVALSSLLTRLPDLRLAVDPAELRWRGGLIMRGLRELPVEFTPESPR
- a CDS encoding SDR family NAD(P)-dependent oxidoreductase, coding for MRVTGAVVVIAVLSGGDGDGPAHRFAAAGAAGLLIADPRAGVAEDLATALDRTGCPVIGVSSDIHQPSDIAALVDTAEKHLGPIDLFCVAGPDGERIVAMAELPGQLDRLAELLDPLGEAIGEVVPRQRQAHRPPHVQQHTQQHVQTA
- a CDS encoding MazG family protein; its protein translation is MSTDTPDTPNAAAAPKLTLLTTTHRVAPGLLSWPAWEALRAAPLVLAADPAHPQLPALAQAGVAVELVERSSAPALARTLTGRAPVLFLGSPDGDPGLTDALARIAVEEAGRAPEIELLPGSYDLPGARLLDLVSVMDRLRSPGGCPWDAEQTHASLVKYLVEEAYELVEAIEEGDRETLREELGDVLLQVFFHARIAEEHPEDPFSVDDVAGAIVEKLMYRHPHVFGDSDAATTDQVEANWEQLKAAEKQDRESVLDGVPAGLPALAYAAKLVSRVRRAGFTGVADAPYALPGELTERTAGALLLAVVQRAHDAKVDPDAALRAAARDYRDAVRAAEGLPAS